Genomic DNA from Thermotoga petrophila RKU-1:
TCCAGCGTTCTAAGACCCCTCAAAATGAGCCAGGCTTCTATGGGCGAGAGAACTGGACCGATGTTTTTGTATTCATCCACGAAGATGTTCTTCATATCTTCACTGTCTCCAGCTATCACTCCCGCCATCACGTCTCCGTGCCCCGAGATGTACTTCGTCGCGGAGTGGACCACCACATCCACTCCCAGAAGCTTTGGTTTCTGGAAGATCGGTGATGCCCAGGTGTTGTCTATGACGGTTTTTATTTTGAGTTCTCTTGCCACTTCTGTGACCTTTCTTATGTCGATCACCTTCATCCTCATGCTCGTGGGACTTTCAAGGTAGATGAGCTTTGTCTTCTTCGTGATGGCTTCGACTATTTTTTCCGCATCTGGAGGAACGTAGCTGACTTTTATATCGAACTTCCTTGAAAGGTAGTTGAAGAACTTCTTCGCCCAGGAGTAAGCTTCGTCCACACACACGACGTGATCTCCCGAGCTGAGGAAGTGAAGGATGGAAAGCGAAATGGCACTCATTCCAGAAGCAACGAGGCGGGCATCTTCGCATTCTTCCAACGCTGCGAGTTTCTTTTCCACCAGTCTTGTTGTGGGATTGCTTCCTCTTTTGTAGACGAACTCGTAGTCTCCGTTTCTGAGGGCTTTTGACATCTCATCGAAACTGTCGAAGTAGAAATTCGTCGTTTCGAAGATGGGAAACGACAGTGCTTTCAGAGGAATGTCCTCTTCTCCGTAGGAGAACAGAATGTCGTCTATGTTCATGAGTAGGCCTCCTGTTGTGATTGTATACCGCATCATATTTTACCTTATGTTCAGACTGTTTCAAAGACCCTTTTTCTGCCTCCCCAATCCCTTCCGGGTTTCCTGCCGAGGTGCTCTATCATCTTCATCACACACGGAATACACGCGGTGTCTTTCTCAAAGACACAGATCTTTCCGGGATAGAGCTGATAAAGCTGTCTGTAAGGAGATGGGGTCCAGTTCGGCATAATGACGTTTGCACCGCATCTGAGAGTGATCTCTCTTCCTCCCGGTACGATCGTTCCCATGGCGGTGGTCGCCGGGATGTTCGAGTCTGGAAGAAGGATCCTGGTGAGTGCCACCATCTTCAGCGTGAGGGTGAAGTCTCCTTTTTTCTCGTTTGCGAGTGGTGTGTCAGGATGTGGAATGAACGGGCCTATTCCCACCATGTCGAAATCGTGTTCCTTCAGAAACAGAAGATCGTCGACCAGATCGTCTATCGTCTGTCCGGGAAGGCCCACCATGGAGCCCGCTCCCGTCTCGTATCCGAGTCCTTTCAACGTGAGAAGACATTGCACTCTGTTCTCAAAGGATGTGTCCGGTCTCAGTTTTTTGTGAAGAATGGGGTTCGCTGTCTCGTGCCTCAGGAGGTACCTGTCCGCTCCCGCCTCTTTCCACCTTTCGTAGTACTCTTTTGGCCACTCCCCAAGGCTCAAAGTAACTGCGACTCCCATCTTCTTTATTTCTCTCACGATGTCAGAAATCACATTCGGCATGTAATAAGGGTCTTCACCGGATTGAAGGACAATCGTTTTCGCACCGAACTGAACGGCGAGTCTTGCCCGTTCGACGATCTCTTCCGGAGTCATGCGGTATCTTTTCAAATTCTTGTTGTCTCTTCTCAGACCGCAGTAGAGACAGTTTTTTCTGCACACGTTCGAGAACTCTATGATTGCCCTGATGTGCACCTCGTCGCCCACGTACTTTCTTCTGATTTCG
This window encodes:
- the hydE gene encoding [FeFe] hydrogenase H-cluster radical SAM maturase HydE, with protein sequence MTGREILEKLERREFTREILKEALSLNDREFNEALFKLADEIRRKYVGDEVHIRAIIEFSNVCRKNCLYCGLRRDNKNLKRYRMTPEEIVERARLAVQFGAKTIVLQSGEDPYYMPNVISDIVREIKKMGVAVTLSLGEWPKEYYERWKEAGADRYLLRHETANPILHKKLRPDTSFENRVQCLLTLKGLGYETGAGSMVGLPGQTIDDLVDDLLFLKEHDFDMVGIGPFIPHPDTPLANEKKGDFTLTLKMVALTRILLPDSNIPATTAMGTIVPGGREITLRCGANVIMPNWTPSPYRQLYQLYPGKICVFEKDTACIPCVMKMIEHLGRKPGRDWGGRKRVFETV
- the aar gene encoding bifunctional L-alanine/L-glutamate racemase; protein product: MNIDDILFSYGEEDIPLKALSFPIFETTNFYFDSFDEMSKALRNGDYEFVYKRGSNPTTRLVEKKLAALEECEDARLVASGMSAISLSILHFLSSGDHVVCVDEAYSWAKKFFNYLSRKFDIKVSYVPPDAEKIVEAITKKTKLIYLESPTSMRMKVIDIRKVTEVARELKIKTVIDNTWASPIFQKPKLLGVDVVVHSATKYISGHGDVMAGVIAGDSEDMKNIFVDEYKNIGPVLSPIEAWLILRGLRTLELRMKKHYENALLVSDFLMDHPKVLEVNYPMNPRSPQYELASSQMSGGSGLMSFRLKTDSEEKVKEFVESLKVFKMAVSWGSHENLVVPRVAYGDCPKEDVNLIRIHVGLGNPEKLVEDLDQALKKI